Proteins co-encoded in one Melospiza melodia melodia isolate bMelMel2 chromosome 8, bMelMel2.pri, whole genome shotgun sequence genomic window:
- the UPP2 gene encoding uridine phosphorylase 2, which produces MTETTSYSGNGLVLVKNPHLDLMEEDVLYHLDLGTKTHNLPAMFGDIKFVCVGGSPNRMRAFAQFMQRELGLAAAGEDVADICAGSDRYAMYRAGPVLSISHGMGIPSISIMLHELIKLLHHAKCRDVTIIRIGTSGGLGIEAGSVVITDTAVDSSFQPRFEQVVLGDVVVRSTELDKDLAEELLACSRDIPDFPTLIGHTMCTYDFYEGQGRLDGALCSFSSEKKLEYLRRAYEAGVRNIEMESSAFAALCRLCGLKAAVVCVTLLDRLEGDQIRASHEVLWEYQQRPQRLIAAFIRKRLGLTRTD; this is translated from the exons ATGACCGAAACAACAAGTTATTCGGG GAATGGGCTTGTCCTTGTTAAAAACCCACATCTGGACCTGATGGAGGAGGATGTCCTGTACCACTTGGACTTGGGAACGAAGACGCACAACCTGCCAGCAATGTTTGGGGACATAAAG TTTGTGTGCGTGGGCGGCAGCCCCAACAGGATGCGGGCGTTCGCGCAGTTCATGCAGCGGGAGCTGGGGCTGGCGGCTGCCGGCGAGGACGTGGCTGACATCTGCGCGGGCTCGGACCGCTACGCCATGTACCGGGCAGGGCCCGTGCTCTCCATCAGC CATGGAATGGGCATCCCTTCCATCTCCATTATGCTTCATGAGCTGATCAAACTGCTGCACCACGCAAAATGCCGGGACGTTACTATTATACGCATCGGTACTTCTGGGGGCTTAG GGATCGAGGCTGGGTCTGTTGTGATCACTGACACGGCCGTGGACTCCTCCTTCCAGCCACGTTTTGAGCAGGTGGTGCTGGGCGATGTGGTGGTGCGGAGCACCGAGCTGGACAAGGACCTTGCGGAGGAGCTGCTCGCCTGCAGCAGGGACATTCCCGACTTCCCCACGCTCATTGGCCACACCATGTGCACCTACGACTTCTACGAAG GTCAGGGAAGATTAGATGGTGCATTATGCTCTTTTTCCAGTGAAAAAAAGTTGGAGTACTTAAGGAGGGCTTATGAGGCCGGTGTGAGGAATATTGAGATGGAGTCCAGTGCATTCGCTGCCCTGTGTAGACTGTGTGGCCTCAAAG CCGCCGTCGTGTGCGTGACTCTCCTGGACCGGCTGGAGGGGGACCAGATCCGGGCGTCCCACGAGGTGCTGTGGGAGTACCAGCAGCGGCCGCAGCGCCTGATCGCCGCCTTCATCCGCAAGCGCCTGGGGCTCACCCGCACGGActga